A portion of the Pedobacter cryoconitis genome contains these proteins:
- the rluF gene encoding 23S rRNA pseudouridine(2604) synthase RluF, translating into MSDSTTRLNKYISESGMCSRRAADRYIEQGNVFINGRKAKVGDQVYFGDLITVNGQTIEPKEVDNSILLAFNKPVGVTSTTEAGVKSNIVDYVNHSERVFPIGRLDKDSQGLIFMTNNGDLVNKILRAGNNHEKEYLVTVNKPLTDQFITNMAKGVPVLGVMTKKCKVTKESPFIFKITLIQGLNRQIRRMCEHFGFEVTKLERIRIMNINLKGLPVGEWREFTPEELTEIHNMIAKSSSVEHAAAKRVVKKAKATTAPEEANVTPAKAFRARPAGPSKGKPRPTTPRGERGERSEREEKPPRGSRAKPASGSSSFKAPAATNDWNKSNGPSRRSVKPTKGRSGSAPAKTRSPKR; encoded by the coding sequence ATGTCCGATTCTACCACCCGATTAAATAAATACATTAGTGAAAGCGGCATGTGCTCGCGCAGAGCAGCAGACAGATACATTGAACAGGGAAATGTCTTTATTAATGGCAGAAAAGCCAAAGTTGGCGACCAGGTATACTTCGGTGACCTGATTACGGTAAACGGACAAACCATTGAACCCAAAGAAGTAGACAACTCCATCCTGCTTGCATTTAACAAACCCGTTGGCGTAACCAGTACAACAGAAGCTGGCGTAAAAAGCAACATCGTTGATTACGTAAACCACAGCGAAAGAGTCTTCCCAATTGGAAGACTGGACAAAGACTCACAAGGATTGATCTTCATGACCAACAACGGAGACTTAGTTAACAAAATCCTTCGTGCCGGCAACAACCATGAAAAAGAATACCTGGTTACAGTTAATAAACCATTAACAGACCAGTTTATTACCAATATGGCTAAAGGCGTACCCGTACTAGGGGTCATGACCAAAAAATGCAAAGTAACGAAAGAAAGCCCATTCATCTTCAAAATTACGCTGATCCAGGGATTGAACAGACAAATCAGACGCATGTGTGAACACTTCGGATTTGAAGTGACCAAACTGGAACGTATCCGTATTATGAATATCAACCTGAAAGGTCTTCCAGTTGGAGAATGGAGAGAATTCACTCCAGAAGAACTGACAGAAATTCATAACATGATTGCAAAATCAAGCTCTGTAGAACACGCTGCTGCAAAAAGAGTCGTTAAAAAAGCAAAAGCAACTACAGCACCAGAAGAAGCCAATGTAACCCCCGCAAAAGCATTCAGAGCAAGACCAGCAGGCCCATCTAAAGGAAAACCAAGACCAACTACCCCAAGAGGCGAACGCGGAGAAAGAAGTGAAAGAGAAGAAAAGCCACCAAGAGGATCAAGAGCAAAACCAGCATCAGGATCATCGTCATTCAAAGCACCAGCTGCAACCAATGACTGGAACAAAAGCAATGGCCCAAGCAGAAGATCAGTGAAACCAACAAAAGGAAGATCAGGATCAGCTCCGGCAAAAACAAGAAGCCCAAAACGCTAA
- a CDS encoding transposase produces the protein MSIKDEKPNKGKGGRKAIHSDSFKVQVALEYLSGSYSYPQVGKKYGLAEHTVLWFVSWYRKNQDVMIAEEPIEAEYGALNPSQIRALEKRVALAEMKVAVLEKVIAIANAEYGTDLKKKVATK, from the coding sequence ATGAGTATAAAAGACGAAAAGCCGAACAAAGGCAAAGGGGGTAGAAAAGCTATCCATTCAGACAGCTTTAAGGTTCAGGTAGCCTTAGAATATTTATCAGGATCTTACAGTTATCCACAGGTAGGAAAAAAATATGGCTTAGCAGAACATACTGTGCTGTGGTTCGTATCTTGGTACCGAAAGAATCAAGATGTTATGATAGCTGAAGAACCAATTGAAGCAGAATATGGAGCCTTAAACCCTTCCCAGATCAGAGCACTTGAAAAACGAGTGGCTTTAGCAGAAATGAAGGTAGCAGTTCTTGAAAAAGTAATTGCTATTGCTAATGCAGAATATGGTACAGATCTTAAAAAAAAAGTTGCTACCAAGTGA
- a CDS encoding IS256 family transposase, producing the protein MDTGKSKKPFDFERFKEEAMEGLYQGKKMGGTDGVFAPMLKHLLESMLEGELDNHLEESKSSGESNRKNGKTKKTVRSLQSGHFELESSRDRNGTFEPKIVPKRQLIITEELEDNVIAMYARGMSTRNISDYVKEMYAMDISATEISNITDKIIPAMNEWRNRPLEAVYPFVFLDCMHYKVRGSGGVESRAVYNILGVNRDGKKDLIGIYLSENEGAKFWLSVLTDLKQRGVEDILVACIDGLKGFPEAIEAVFPKTQIQLCIVHQIRTSLRYVPEKDKKAVVADLKPIYKANNQEQGYEKLLEFEDKWGKKYPLSVKGWMENWTNLSTYFEYSADIRKVIYTTNAIEGMHRQIRKVTKTKGAFTSDQALLKLVYLAFKDLSKKWTMPMHNWGLTMSQLYIKFGDRLKAFGDFFLGGG; encoded by the coding sequence ATGGACACAGGAAAAAGTAAAAAACCATTTGATTTTGAACGCTTCAAAGAAGAAGCAATGGAAGGCCTTTATCAAGGCAAAAAGATGGGTGGCACCGACGGTGTATTCGCTCCAATGTTGAAACACCTATTGGAATCGATGCTTGAGGGTGAGCTTGATAATCATCTGGAAGAAAGTAAATCTTCTGGAGAAAGCAACCGCAAAAATGGAAAGACCAAGAAGACTGTACGCAGTCTTCAGTCCGGCCATTTCGAACTGGAAAGCAGTCGGGATCGTAACGGGACTTTTGAGCCTAAGATCGTTCCTAAACGGCAATTAATCATTACCGAAGAACTGGAAGATAACGTGATCGCTATGTATGCCCGTGGCATGAGTACCCGCAATATTTCTGATTATGTGAAAGAAATGTATGCAATGGATATCTCTGCAACCGAGATATCCAACATTACGGACAAGATCATTCCCGCAATGAATGAGTGGAGAAATCGACCATTGGAGGCTGTCTATCCTTTTGTATTTCTGGACTGTATGCATTATAAGGTGCGTGGTAGTGGTGGTGTCGAATCCCGGGCAGTTTACAATATCCTAGGTGTCAACCGCGATGGCAAAAAGGATCTGATCGGTATTTATCTCTCAGAAAATGAGGGTGCTAAATTCTGGCTCTCTGTACTCACCGATCTGAAACAACGCGGTGTGGAAGATATTCTAGTCGCCTGTATTGACGGTCTAAAAGGCTTCCCCGAGGCTATAGAAGCCGTCTTCCCTAAAACCCAGATTCAGTTATGCATTGTGCACCAAATCCGCACTAGTTTACGCTATGTGCCAGAAAAAGACAAAAAGGCGGTAGTAGCTGATCTAAAACCGATCTACAAAGCCAACAACCAAGAACAGGGATATGAAAAACTACTGGAGTTTGAAGATAAATGGGGTAAAAAATATCCGCTATCGGTAAAAGGATGGATGGAAAATTGGACTAATTTATCCACTTATTTCGAGTATTCGGCGGATATCAGAAAAGTGATCTACACTACCAATGCAATCGAAGGAATGCATCGCCAGATCCGCAAAGTCACCAAAACAAAGGGCGCATTTACATCTGACCAGGCGCTACTAAAACTCGTGTATCTGGCCTTTAAAGACCTGTCCAAAAAATGGACAATGCCGATGCATAACTGGGGATTGACAATGTCACAATTGTATATTAAATTTGGGGATCGATTGAAAGCCTTCGGCGACTTCTTCTTAGGTGGGGGCTGA
- a CDS encoding amidohydrolase family protein has product MSSYLSASWVYLVNTAPLRNGIVAVSEDGTITGVWTAEEGEALNLKGIKYYDGVLVPGLVNTHCHLELSHLAGKIAEHTGLPGFVQQVMQQREAAEEEIQEAMELADREMYENGIVATGDISNQIYSKGVKVRSKLYYHTFVEAMGFNPGRAGEIIQRAVVVRDEFLPLRATVVPHAPYSVSAELFEEIKKVSGAVHESVSIHNQETLEENLFFESKQGHFLKLYEFLGLDIDFFEAKGRTSLQSYLPFLSGDVKTLLVHNTFTSGADVVFAQGKHQRLYWCLCPGANLYIENRLPDVDLLRDAGVTITLGTDSLASNHQLSILAEMKVLQELKQVPFEELLSWATLNGAAFLGIEAQFGSLEKGKRPGVNLVKGLKEGLITAETSIERII; this is encoded by the coding sequence ATGAGTTCTTATTTGTCGGCATCATGGGTTTATTTGGTTAACACTGCACCTTTACGGAATGGAATAGTTGCTGTTAGTGAAGATGGTACTATTACGGGGGTATGGACTGCGGAGGAGGGGGAAGCATTAAATTTAAAAGGGATAAAGTATTATGATGGGGTGTTGGTGCCGGGTTTGGTGAATACGCATTGTCATTTGGAGTTATCGCATCTTGCCGGCAAAATAGCTGAACATACGGGTTTGCCGGGTTTTGTACAGCAGGTGATGCAGCAGAGAGAGGCTGCTGAGGAAGAGATTCAGGAGGCGATGGAGCTTGCTGACCGGGAGATGTATGAGAATGGTATTGTAGCCACTGGTGATATTTCCAACCAGATTTATTCCAAAGGGGTAAAGGTGAGGAGTAAGCTTTACTATCATACTTTTGTGGAGGCAATGGGTTTTAATCCTGGACGGGCTGGTGAAATTATTCAGAGGGCGGTAGTGGTGAGGGATGAGTTTTTGCCTTTGAGGGCCACGGTTGTCCCGCATGCGCCTTATTCGGTTTCGGCAGAGTTGTTTGAAGAGATTAAGAAGGTTTCCGGAGCTGTCCATGAATCGGTTTCTATTCATAATCAGGAAACTTTGGAGGAGAATTTATTTTTTGAATCGAAGCAGGGACATTTTCTGAAGTTATACGAGTTTCTTGGGTTGGATATTGATTTTTTTGAGGCGAAAGGAAGGACTTCTTTGCAGAGTTATTTGCCATTTTTATCCGGGGATGTGAAGACGCTGCTGGTTCATAATACTTTTACGAGCGGGGCGGATGTGGTGTTTGCACAAGGAAAGCATCAACGGCTTTATTGGTGTTTGTGCCCGGGGGCGAATTTATATATTGAAAATAGATTACCGGATGTTGACTTATTAAGGGATGCCGGGGTGACGATTACTTTGGGGACGGATAGTTTAGCGAGCAATCATCAGTTGAGTATTTTAGCGGAGATGAAGGTGCTGCAAGAGCTAAAGCAGGTTCCTTTTGAGGAGTTGTTGTCTTGGGCAACGTTAAACGGGGCGGCTTTCCTGGGAATTGAGGCGCAGTTCGGGAGTTTGGAAAAGGGAAAGAGACCGGGGGTGAATTTAGTGAAGGGTTTGAAAGAGGGGCTGATTACGGCTGAAACCTCTATTGAAAGAATTATATAA
- a CDS encoding NAD(P)H-dependent flavin oxidoreductase, with amino-acid sequence MSNRITSLFKIQYPIIQAGMIWCSGWKLAAAVSNAGGLGIIGAGSMYPEVLREHIRKIKQATVFPFAVNVPMIYPDVEELMQILVEEGVKIVFTSAGNPAVWTGFLKEAQMTVVHVVSNTKFALKAEASGVDAIVAEGFEAGGHNGREETTTMCLIPMIADAVGIPVIAAGGISSGRSMLAAMALGADGVQIGSAFAVAEESSAHLSFKERIIGAVEGDTKLRLQKLVPVRLLKNSFESAVATAEAEGADAETLRGLLGRARAKLGMFEGNLEEGELEIGQVSALLKDIKPAAVILQEIWQGFLEEKVRVSQF; translated from the coding sequence ATGTCTAATCGTATTACCTCTTTATTCAAGATTCAGTATCCAATTATTCAGGCGGGCATGATCTGGTGCAGTGGCTGGAAGCTTGCTGCAGCAGTTTCAAATGCGGGTGGTTTGGGTATTATTGGGGCTGGTTCTATGTATCCTGAAGTTTTAAGGGAACATATCCGGAAAATTAAGCAGGCAACTGTATTTCCTTTTGCAGTGAATGTGCCCATGATTTATCCGGACGTGGAAGAGCTTATGCAGATTTTAGTGGAGGAGGGAGTGAAAATTGTATTTACTTCGGCAGGTAATCCAGCGGTGTGGACAGGTTTTTTGAAGGAAGCACAAATGACGGTGGTGCATGTAGTTTCCAATACGAAATTTGCTTTAAAGGCTGAGGCTAGTGGGGTGGATGCGATTGTCGCGGAAGGGTTTGAAGCTGGTGGGCACAATGGAAGGGAAGAAACAACAACGATGTGTTTGATTCCTATGATTGCTGATGCTGTAGGGATACCGGTTATTGCAGCTGGGGGGATTTCCTCGGGGCGCAGTATGCTGGCGGCCATGGCATTGGGCGCTGATGGGGTACAAATAGGTTCTGCTTTTGCAGTTGCTGAGGAATCTTCGGCACATCTTTCTTTTAAGGAGCGGATTATCGGGGCTGTGGAAGGGGATACCAAATTGAGGTTACAGAAGTTGGTTCCGGTGAGGTTACTGAAGAATTCTTTTGAGTCGGCAGTCGCAACGGCCGAAGCTGAAGGTGCGGATGCGGAAACATTAAGGGGCTTGTTAGGACGTGCAAGAGCAAAATTAGGTATGTTTGAAGGGAATTTAGAAGAGGGTGAATTAGAGATTGGCCAGGTTTCGGCATTACTGAAAGATATCAAGCCTGCTGCGGTTATTTTACAGGAGATTTGGCAAGGGTTTTTAGAGGAGAAGGTTAGGGTGAGCCAGTTTTAA
- a CDS encoding acylphosphatase, whose protein sequence is MKQIIIRITGTVQGVGFRYTTKVVADQMGVRGIIKNEKDGSLYIEAEGDDTLLDIFEEWCNEGPDRAKIEKVEITPGELKNYRNFEIIKK, encoded by the coding sequence ATGAAACAAATCATAATCAGGATAACAGGAACAGTGCAGGGGGTGGGGTTTAGATATACCACAAAAGTAGTCGCAGACCAAATGGGGGTTCGCGGGATCATCAAGAATGAGAAGGACGGAAGCTTGTATATTGAGGCCGAAGGGGACGATACTTTGCTGGATATTTTTGAGGAATGGTGCAATGAAGGACCAGACCGTGCCAAGATAGAAAAGGTGGAGATCACACCGGGCGAACTGAAAAACTATCGTAATTTTGAGATCATTAAGAAATAA